The DNA window ATGTTCGCGTCCTGCGCGGCGTCGGCGATCACGTTGCCCACCCCGGCGTCCACCAGGACCTGCTTGAAGCCGCCGCCGGCCGCCACGATCAGCAGGATGCCGGCGATCGGGGGCAGCGCGCCACCGAGCACCGCCGAGGTCTCCTTGCGGTCGAAGCCGGCCCGGTACCCGAGCGCCCACATCGCCACGAACACGCCGGCGAGCAGCGCCACGACCGGCTCACCGATGATCTCGAAGGCGTTGCGCACGCTGTCGCCCTCGGGCAGGACGACCTCGGCGACGCCGCGCGCCAGCATCAGGACGACCGGCAGCAGCACGGTCAGCACGGCCGCCCAGAAGCCCGGGTTGCGACGCCCGCGCACCTGGTCGTCGACGAGCTCGCCGGGCTCGCTCGGGTTCGCCAGGTCGGAGCGGTCGACGAAGTCCTGGCCGCCGGCCGGACCCGAGCCGGGCCGGGCGGTGCCGGCGCCGCTCCGCTCGGTGGTGGCGCCGCCGCCGGCTGCGGCCGTCGCCAGCAGGGTCGGCTTCGCCAGCGGCACCCGCTTCGCGATGAAGTTGCCGAACACCGGTCCCGCGATGATCACTGTCGGGATCGCGCAGATCAGGCCGAACAGCAGCGTCATGCCCAGGTCCGCGTTGAGGCTGGAGATGGCGACCAGCGGGCCGGGGTGCGGCGGGACGAGACCGTGCAGCACGGACAGGCCGGCCAGCGCCGGGATGCCGAGGCGGAGCAGCCCGATGTCGGTCCGCTGAACCACCAGCAGCACGATTGGCACCAGCAGCACCACGCCGACCTCGAAGAACAGTGGCAACCCGATCAGCGCGGCGACACCGGCCATGGCCCACGGCAGCGCCGCGCCGGAGACCCCGTTGACGATCCGGTTGACGATGCCGTCGGCGCCACCGGACTCGGCGAGCAGCGCGCCGATCATCGAGCCGAGCGCGATCAGCACGCCCACGCTGCCGACCGTGTTCCCGAGGCCGGTGGTGAACGAGTCGATCGCCGCTCCCGGCGAGGCGCCCGCGACCAGGCCGAGCACTCCGGAACCGGTGATCAGGGCGAGGAACGGATGCCATTTCGCCCAGGCGATCAGCAGGACGACGGCGGCGATGCCGAGCACCGCCGCCAGGATGAGCTGGCCGGTACCGGCATCGGTGATGGCCTCGGCGGCAAGGGGCGTCATGCGCCCGCGTTACCCACCTGAAACACCGTTCAATCTTGGTACGGTCCCTACGTCGCCAGTCCGCGACGCCCGGAAAGGCACTGGCCCGCCGTGTCAGCCCAGTGGAAGCCCTTCCTGCAACAACACCAGCGCCTTCTCCAACCGGTGATAGTCCGCGGGCGTGACCCCGTCGGTCTTCTCCGCCCCCTCCGGCGGCAGCACCGCGACCATCGCCCCCACCGCCGCCCCCGCGATCACCCGGGCCGAGAAGTCGTCCGCCGGCAACCCGGCCCGCTCGGCGATCACCCCGGCCACCATGTCGATCGCGTCGGTCATCTGGTGCAGCATCCGCGCCCGCAGCTCGGGCACACCGAGCACGAGCCGCTGCCGGCGCCGCTCGAACTCCCAGGTCTCCGGGCTCATCCCGTCGAACACGCCACGGATCCCGCGCAGGATAGCCTCGACCGGCGGGACGGCGGCGGGCTGCGCGCGGATCGCGCCGAGCAGCACCGCGTCGACGTCGTCGACCAGAACGACATCTTCCTTGGACGGGAAGTAGCGGAAGAACGTGCTGGGCGAGACCTCGGCCGCGTCCGCGATCTGGTCCACGGTCGTCGCCGCGTATCCCTGCTCCTCGAACAACCGCATCGCGTGTTCGCGGATCGCGGCCCGGGTCTTCGCCTTCTTGCGTTCGCGCAATCCGGTGGGCGGGGCTGTCATGCCTCCGATTCTGCCAGCACCACGGGCGTGCTCCCGGTTCCGTGCGCCGGCATGACGATCAGCGCCAGCACCGCGCCCACCGCGGCCACGGCGCCCGCGACCAGCAGCGAGAGGTCCATGCCGGAGACGAACGCGGCGCGTACCGAGGCGAGCAGCGCCGGATCGCCGAGCTGCCCGGCGACCGCGACACCGGACGCGGCGCTGTCCCGGACGGCGTCCGCCGCCGGCTCCGGCAGTCCGGCCGTGCCGACCGCCTCGCGGTACCCGGAGTTGAGGATCATCCCGAGCACCGCCACCCCGATCGCGCTGCCGACCTGCCGCAGCGCCTGGATCAGGCCGTTCCCCACGCCGCTGCGTTCCGGGGTGAGCGCGCCGAGCGCGGCGTTCATCGACGACGGCATGGTGAACCCGAGCCCGATCCCGGTCAGCGTGATCCAGAAGGCCACATAGCCGTAGGAGGAGGCCGCCGAGGTGAGCGCTCCCGTGAACAGTCCCGCCGCCATCAGCGCCAGCCCGGCCGCGATGACCACGCGGGCGCCGAGCCGCCCGGCGAGCGTCCCGGCGATCCGGGCGCCGACGACGAGACCGCCGATCACCGGGAGCAGGCGCAGGCCGGTCCCGAACGCGTCCTGCCCTCCGACCGCCTGGTAAAGCTGCGGCAGCGCGAAGAGCAGCCCGAAGAAGGCGAATCCGGCGATCGTGGCGAAGAGCGTGCCACCGGTGAACGCCCGGTTGCGGAACAGCGCGAGATCGATGAGCGGCGTCGCGGCCCGCCGCTCCCAGAACGCGAGCAGGATCAAGGACAACACGCCGGAGGCGATGAGGACCCGGGTGCGTCCGTCACCCCAGCCACGTTCACCGGCTTCGATGATCCCGTACGTCACCGCGACCAGTCCCGCCACCACCAGCAGGATCCCGGCCGGGTCGGCGCCGCGTCCCCGGTCACCGTGCGACTCGGGCACCCAGGCGGCGACGGCGATCAGCCCGCCCACCACCAGCGGCAGGTTGATCAGGAAGACCGAGCCCCAGTGGAAATGGTCGAGCAGCCACCCGCCGAGCAGCGGTCCGAGCGGCACGCCGAGCGCGTTGGCGGTGACCCACACGGCGAGCGCCCTGGGCCGCTCCCGCTCGTCGAAGAGAACCGTCACGACGGCGCCCATCAACGCCATGATCACCGCGGAGGCGAGGCCGAGCACCGACCGGGCCGCGATCAGCTGGCCGGTCGTGGACGCGTACGCGCAGGCCGCCGACGCGAGCCCGAACAAGGCCAGCGCCCCGAGCAGGAACCGTTTACGGCCGAACCGGTCCCCGAGCATCCCGGCGGGCAGCAGCGCCGCGGCGAGAACCAGCAGGTAGGAGGTGGTGAACCACTGAAGGTCGCTGGTCGAGGCGCCGAGGTCCCCGGCGAGCGTCGGCAGGGCGACGCTGAGCACGGTGCCGTCGAGCCCGACGGCGAGGGTGCAGAGAGCGAGGGCGGCGAGCGCGTACCAGCGCGTCATGAGAGTAGTCATCTTTTGACAGTAACTCTCAAAAGAAAGGGGGTACCGTTTCCTGAGATGCCCCTCAGCCGACGGCGCGCCGCCCGCACGCCGTTGCGAGGGTGTGTCACGATCTCGCCTGGCGATTCCCGGGGAAAGCGGAGGGCACGATGAAGAAGGTCATCGGCTGGATCCTGCTGTTCCTGCTGATCTTCTGGATCGGCACGAACCCGAGCCCGGCCGCCGACGTGGCCCGCAGCATCGGCGACGGCATAGCCGAGATCTTCCGCAACATCGGCACGTTCTTCTCCGAGCTGGCGAACGGCTGACCAGCGCCCGCCCTCGAAGAAGATGCGGATCCTCTGTGTCGGGCTGACCACGGTCGACCTCGTGCAACGCGTCGCCCACCTCCCCGGCCCCGACGAGAAGGTCCAGTCCGAGTCGGTCGACGTCGCGGCCGGCGGGCCCGCAGCTAACGCCGCCGTCACCGCGGCCGTCCTCGGCGCCCCGCTCGGCATCGAGGTCACCCTGGTCAGCGCGGTGGGCGCGCACCCGCTGGGCGATCTGATCCGCACCGACCTCGCCGCACACGGGGTAACCCTGATCGACGCCGCACCCGAACGCACCGATCCGCCACCGGTCTCCGCGGTCACCGTCCTGTCCGGCACCGGCGAGCGCTCGATCGTGAGCCGCAACGCCGGCAACCGCACGACCCCGGTCCCGGCGGGCGGCCTGCCCGACGCGGACCTGACCCTGGTCGACGGTCACCATCCCGCCCTGGCCGTGGCCGCCGCCCGGTCCGCACGCCGCCTGCTGGTCGACGCCGGCAGCTGGCGCCCGGTCTTCGCCGACATCCTGCCGTACGCCGAGGTGGTGGCCTGCTCCGCCAGCTTCCGCCACCCCGCGGGCGCTGTCGACGCGCCGCACGTGATCGTCACGCACGGCCCGGCACCGGTCCAGTGGATCACCCGCGGGCAGAAGGCCCGCGACATCCCGGTTCCCCCGGTCCGCGCCGTCGACACCGCCGGAGCCGGCGACGCCTTCCACGGCGCGCTGGCGGTGAGCCTGGTCCGCGGCGAGCCCCTCCCCACCGCCATCCACGAGGCGATAAAAGTGGCCGGCGTACGCGTCGCGCACGCCGGCCCCAGGACCTGGCTCAACTACCTCTGAAAAGCCTTAGTGAGTGTTTGAGTGTGGTGTCGCACGGCGTGTCCCTGGGTGCGGCGAGAGTGGTCTGAAGCTGGCGTGGTGGAGCGTGAGCGTCGGTACCCGTCTGACCTGACTGACGAGCAGTGGGAGATCGTGGAGCCGATGCTCCCGTTGATCAAGTCGCCGGGCCGGATCCCGAAGCATCCGCGCAGGACGATCGTTGATGCGATCTTGTACGTGGTCCGCAGCGGTTGCTCGTGGCGGCAGCTACCGGTCGACTTCCCGCCTTGGCAGACCGTGTACTGGCAGTTCCAGCAGTGGGAGAAACGCCAGGTCACCGAGCGCATCCTGGAAGAGTTGCGGGAGCAGGTCCGCCTGGCCGAGGGCCGCGAAGCCGAGCCGTCGGCCGGTGTCATCGACTCGCAGTCGGTCAAGGCCGCCGACACCGTCGGCAGCGACAGCCGCGGCTACGACGCCGGGAAGAAGATCAACGGACGTAAGCGGTTCATCGTCACTGACACTCTTGGCCTGCTGGTCGTAGTCTGCGTGATGTCAGCGTCCTGGCAGGACCGCGACGGCGCGAAGACGACCTTGCTGTCGACGTACCTGACCACGTCGATCCGGCACGTGTTCGCCGATCAGGGCTTCGCCGGCCGGTTGGTCGACTGGGCTGCCGAAACGCTCAAGACCACCATCGAGATCGTCCGTAAGCCCGCCGACCAGCGTGGGTTCGTGGTCCATCCCCGGCGGTGGGTGGTCGAGCGCAGCCTCGCGTGGCTGACCGCGCACCGCCGGCTGGCCCGTGACTATGAACGCGACCCCGCGGTTTCTGAGGCATTGATCCGCTGGGCCGCGATCAACACCATGGTCCGCCGTCTCGACCGCGGCCGACCCGCCATCCGCCAGGGCCGCCGGACATTGAGCACGCCCGGATAACAGCACTCTCAAACACGCACTTAAACCGTCCGAGCCAGCCGGTCCGCCAGCAACTTCGCGAACCGGGCCGGATCCTCCAGATCGCCACCCTCGGCGAGCAGCGCCGTCCCGTACAGAAGCTCCGCGGTGTCCGGCAGGGTCGCGTCGTCGGCGCCCCGCTCGAACGCCGCCCGCAGCCCGGAGACCAGCGGGTGACCGGGGTTGAGCTCGAGGATCCGCTTGACCCGCGGCCCCTCCTGGCCCATCGCGCGATACATCTTCTCCAGCGCCGGCGTGATGTCGTCCGCGTCGCTGACCAGGCAGGCCGCCGAGGTGGTCAGCCGGTGCGACAGCCGGACCTCCTTCACCTGGTCGTCCAGCTTCTCCTTGAGGAAGGTGAGCAGCGGCGCGAAGTCGCCCTCCGCCGCCTCGTCCCCCTCCGAGGCGTCCTTCTTCAGGTCGACCGAGCCACGCGCGATCGACCGCAGCTTCCTGCCGTCGAATTCGGTCACCGCGTCGACCCAGATCTCGTCGACCGGGTCGGTGAGGACCAGCACCTCGTAGCCCTGCTCGCGGAAGGCCTCCATGTGCGGCGAGTTCTCCACCTGGGAGCGGCTCTCACCGGTCAGGAAGTAGATCTCCTCCTGACCCTCCTTCATCCGCTCGACGTACGCCGCGAGGGTGGTCGGCTCCTCGCCGTGGGTCGTGCCGAACGACGCGATCTCCAGGATCGGCTTGTGGTTGTCCGGCTCGCTGAGCAGGCCTTCCTTGATTGCCCGGCCGAATTCGCGCCAGAACGTCGCGTACTTCTCCGGGCTGCCGGTCATCATCTCCTTGATCGTGGAGAGGACCTTCTTGGTGAGCCGCCGCCGGATCATCTGGATGTGGCGGTCCTGCTGCAGGATCTCCCGGGAGATGTTCAGCGACAGGTCGGCCGCGTCCACGACACCCTTGACGAAGCGCAGGTAGTCGGGGATCAGCTCCTTGCTGTCGTCCATGATGAAGACGCGCTTGACGTAGAGCTGCAGGCCCCGGCGGGCATCCCGCTGGAAGAGGTCGAACGGCGCGCGGGCCGGGATGAAGAGCAGCGCCTCGTACTCGAAGGTGCCCTCCGCCTTCATGTTGATGATCTCGAGCGGATCGGTCCAGTCGTGGCTGATGTGCCGGTAGAACTGGTGGTACTCCTCGTCGGTGACCTCGCTGCGCGGCCGCGCCCACAGCGCCTTCATCGAGTTCAGCGTCTCGCCCTCTTCACCGGCGGCGGAGACGTACCGGATGGGGAAGGAGATGAAGTCGGAGTACTTCTTGACGATCTCCTTGATCTTCCACTCTTCGGCGTAGTCGTAGAGCGCGTCTTCCTCGTCCTTCGGGCGCAGGTGCAGCGTCACCGTGGTCCCGACCGGCGTGTCCGGCGCGTCGTCGATCGAGTAGGTGCCCTCGCCGGCCGACTCCCAGCGCGTGCCGTGACCGTCGGTCCCGGCCTTGCGGGTCACCAGCGTGACCTTGTCCGCCACCATGAAGGTCGAGTAGAACCCGACACCGAACTGACCGATCAGTTCCGGACTCTCCTTGGCCTCCTTGAGCTTGGTGAGCAGCTCGGCCGTGCCGGACTTCGCGATCGTGCCGATCAGCTCGACGACCTCTTCCCGGGTCATGCCGATGCCGTTGTCACGAACGGTCAGCGTCCGGGATTCAGGGTCCGCCTCGATCTCGATGTGCAGGTCGGAGGTGTCCGCTTCCAGGCCGTCCTGCAGCTTGGCGAGGCGCAGTTTGTCCAGCGCATCGGACGCATTGGAGATCAGCTCACGCAGGAAGATGTCCTTGTTCGAATAGATCGAGTGGACCATCAGCTGCAGCAGCTGGCGCGCCTCTGCTTGGAACTCCAACGTCTCCATCGTCACCCGTTTCCGTCATATCCGTGGGTACTCCAGCCCGATCGTATGACGTTCCGAAACCCCACACCCTTTCCGGTACGCCCGACCAGCCCCCAACCGCACGTTCACGCCCCCGAGAGTCCGCGCGATCTCGCTGCGCCGTCCCGGCCGCTGCGCGGCCGACGGCTACCGGTGCACCGTCAGAGTCAACAGCCGGGCCCCGCCGCGACACCGTTCTCGATGCTGTACGCCGAGATATCGCCCTTCACCCAGCCGGCCAGCTGCTCGGTCGACGTCGGCGCCACCCCGTTCACGCTCAGGTATCCCACGATCGCCGTGTCCACCGTCCGGCACGTGGCAGCCTCCGGAACCACCCGCACGTCGCTCTCCAGCTTCTCCGGGATGAACGCAGCGTAAGAAACACCGGCAATACTCACCGTGAGCGCCGCCGTCACCACCGTCTCCATCAAACGCATGACAGCAGCCTAGCGACCGTCACGGAAAGTATCCAACCAACCGATCGGGCGAGATCACGGACCCAGAGTGCAACGGAGAGTGACATCACGCCGAGGCGAATGAATCCACGTGAGCCTTTACCTGCCCCACCGGGGTTCGGTAGCTTGATTACTCGGAGCAACGGTCTAGTCACGCTGGAGGAACCCATGCGTCGTGCCGCTGTCGTTCTCGCCCTCGTCCTCGCCGGCCTCTGGATCGCCGCGCCCGCTAACGCGTTCGCGCACAACAGAGTGCAAAGCCCGGCCCTGCATGCCCTGCTGGACGGCCTGACCCTGCTGGTTGCCTCGGCGCCGGTGTGGACCGCCCTGCTCTGGAGCGGTGGCCGCCGCTGGCTGCTGGCCGCGCTCATCGCCGTCGTCCAGGTGCCCGTCGCGATCATCGGATTCGTGCCGATCGTCGACCCGTACCTGCACCTGACCCTGTTCGCCGTCGCCCTCGGCCTCACGGCCGTCAGCCTGCGGGTGGTCCGTAGCCAGGCACGGGCTACCGCCGTACCCGCACCCAGTCGCCGCTAGCCCCGGCGACCGGAACGGCCAGGCCGGCAACGGCCTGGCCGTCTCTGCTTCCCGATGAACGCCGCTCTCCCATGAGCTCTGCCCTGATCGAGCACGTCACGCGGACCCGCGATGTGATGTCCATTTAACGTGCCCGCAAGTGAGTCTCGACACAATGTTCTCGTGGTGACCGAGACGATGATGCCGGTCAACGGCATCCAGGTGTGTGTCGAGACGTTCGGCGAGCCGGCCGATCCCCCGCTGCTGCTCCTCTCCGGGGACGGCGGCTCGATGGACTGGTGGGACGACGAGTTCTGCCGGCGCCTGGCTGCCGGCGGCCGGCTGGTGGTGCGCTACGACCACCGGGACACCGGCCGTTCCACGTGCTTCCCCATCGGTTCCCCGGCCTACTCCGGGGAGGACCTGATGAACGACGCCCTGGGCGTGCTCGACGTCCTCGGCCTCCCCTCGGCCCACCTGGTCGGCTTCTCCCTGGGCGGCGGCATAGCTCAGCGCATAGCGGCCGACCATCCCGGCCGAGTCCTCTCTCTCACCCTGATCTCCACAAGCGCCCGCTCCGGCGACCCCGACCCCGCCCTCCCACCACCTCCGGCCCCGGTGTCCGTAGCGACCCGCCCTCTCCCGGAGATCGACTGGACCGACCGCAAGGCCGCCGTCGCCAGGCTGATCACCGAGATCCGCGACCGGGGCGGCCCGTTCACCGCGGCCGAGCCCCACCTGCGACGCCTGGCCGAGCGCATCTTCGACCGCAGCGCCGACCTGGCCGCGGGACGCCGCAACCACCGCCTGGCCGGCTACGGCCCACCCGTCCGCGACCGCCTCGGAACGATCGTCGCGCCCACCGTGATCCTCCACGGCACCCTCGACCAGCGCTTCCCCGCCGAGCACCCCCGGGAGCTGGCCGACGCGATCCCGAAGTCCCGCCTGGTCTGGCTGGAGGGCGTGGGTCACGAGCTCCCGCCCCGCGCCGTCTGGGACCGGGTCCTCGACGAGATCCTCCACAACGCCTGACCCGGAGTCCCGCCGCACCCCGCATGCGCCTTCCGTCGTAGGCC is part of the Actinoplanes missouriensis 431 genome and encodes:
- a CDS encoding alpha/beta fold hydrolase codes for the protein MVTETMMPVNGIQVCVETFGEPADPPLLLLSGDGGSMDWWDDEFCRRLAAGGRLVVRYDHRDTGRSTCFPIGSPAYSGEDLMNDALGVLDVLGLPSAHLVGFSLGGGIAQRIAADHPGRVLSLTLISTSARSGDPDPALPPPPAPVSVATRPLPEIDWTDRKAAVARLITEIRDRGGPFTAAEPHLRRLAERIFDRSADLAAGRRNHRLAGYGPPVRDRLGTIVAPTVILHGTLDQRFPAEHPRELADAIPKSRLVWLEGVGHELPPRAVWDRVLDEILHNA
- a CDS encoding IS5 family transposase, giving the protein MERERRYPSDLTDEQWEIVEPMLPLIKSPGRIPKHPRRTIVDAILYVVRSGCSWRQLPVDFPPWQTVYWQFQQWEKRQVTERILEELREQVRLAEGREAEPSAGVIDSQSVKAADTVGSDSRGYDAGKKINGRKRFIVTDTLGLLVVVCVMSASWQDRDGAKTTLLSTYLTTSIRHVFADQGFAGRLVDWAAETLKTTIEIVRKPADQRGFVVHPRRWVVERSLAWLTAHRRLARDYERDPAVSEALIRWAAINTMVRRLDRGRPAIRQGRRTLSTPG
- the htpG gene encoding molecular chaperone HtpG, which gives rise to MTMETLEFQAEARQLLQLMVHSIYSNKDIFLRELISNASDALDKLRLAKLQDGLEADTSDLHIEIEADPESRTLTVRDNGIGMTREEVVELIGTIAKSGTAELLTKLKEAKESPELIGQFGVGFYSTFMVADKVTLVTRKAGTDGHGTRWESAGEGTYSIDDAPDTPVGTTVTLHLRPKDEEDALYDYAEEWKIKEIVKKYSDFISFPIRYVSAAGEEGETLNSMKALWARPRSEVTDEEYHQFYRHISHDWTDPLEIINMKAEGTFEYEALLFIPARAPFDLFQRDARRGLQLYVKRVFIMDDSKELIPDYLRFVKGVVDAADLSLNISREILQQDRHIQMIRRRLTKKVLSTIKEMMTGSPEKYATFWREFGRAIKEGLLSEPDNHKPILEIASFGTTHGEEPTTLAAYVERMKEGQEEIYFLTGESRSQVENSPHMEAFREQGYEVLVLTDPVDEIWVDAVTEFDGRKLRSIARGSVDLKKDASEGDEAAEGDFAPLLTFLKEKLDDQVKEVRLSHRLTTSAACLVSDADDITPALEKMYRAMGQEGPRVKRILELNPGHPLVSGLRAAFERGADDATLPDTAELLYGTALLAEGGDLEDPARFAKLLADRLARTV
- a CDS encoding acyl-CoA-like ligand-binding transcription factor, with product MTAPPTGLRERKKAKTRAAIREHAMRLFEEQGYAATTVDQIADAAEVSPSTFFRYFPSKEDVVLVDDVDAVLLGAIRAQPAAVPPVEAILRGIRGVFDGMSPETWEFERRRQRLVLGVPELRARMLHQMTDAIDMVAGVIAERAGLPADDFSARVIAGAAVGAMVAVLPPEGAEKTDGVTPADYHRLEKALVLLQEGLPLG
- a CDS encoding PfkB family carbohydrate kinase, producing MRILCVGLTTVDLVQRVAHLPGPDEKVQSESVDVAAGGPAANAAVTAAVLGAPLGIEVTLVSAVGAHPLGDLIRTDLAAHGVTLIDAAPERTDPPPVSAVTVLSGTGERSIVSRNAGNRTTPVPAGGLPDADLTLVDGHHPALAVAAARSARRLLVDAGSWRPVFADILPYAEVVACSASFRHPAGAVDAPHVIVTHGPAPVQWITRGQKARDIPVPPVRAVDTAGAGDAFHGALAVSLVRGEPLPTAIHEAIKVAGVRVAHAGPRTWLNYL
- a CDS encoding GntT/GntP/DsdX family permease, encoding MTPLAAEAITDAGTGQLILAAVLGIAAVVLLIAWAKWHPFLALITGSGVLGLVAGASPGAAIDSFTTGLGNTVGSVGVLIALGSMIGALLAESGGADGIVNRIVNGVSGAALPWAMAGVAALIGLPLFFEVGVVLLVPIVLLVVQRTDIGLLRLGIPALAGLSVLHGLVPPHPGPLVAISSLNADLGMTLLFGLICAIPTVIIAGPVFGNFIAKRVPLAKPTLLATAAAGGGATTERSGAGTARPGSGPAGGQDFVDRSDLANPSEPGELVDDQVRGRRNPGFWAAVLTVLLPVVLMLARGVAEVVLPEGDSVRNAFEIIGEPVVALLAGVFVAMWALGYRAGFDRKETSAVLGGALPPIAGILLIVAAGGGFKQVLVDAGVGNVIADAAQDANINALLLGWLVAVGIRVATGSATVATITAAGIVAPLATTLDSPTVALLALAIGSGSLFFSHVNDAGFWLVKEYFGMTVGQTIKTWSVMETIISVVGFACVMLLSLVV
- a CDS encoding DHA2 family efflux MFS transporter permease subunit, coding for MTTLMTRWYALAALALCTLAVGLDGTVLSVALPTLAGDLGASTSDLQWFTTSYLLVLAAALLPAGMLGDRFGRKRFLLGALALFGLASAACAYASTTGQLIAARSVLGLASAVIMALMGAVVTVLFDERERPRALAVWVTANALGVPLGPLLGGWLLDHFHWGSVFLINLPLVVGGLIAVAAWVPESHGDRGRGADPAGILLVVAGLVAVTYGIIEAGERGWGDGRTRVLIASGVLSLILLAFWERRAATPLIDLALFRNRAFTGGTLFATIAGFAFFGLLFALPQLYQAVGGQDAFGTGLRLLPVIGGLVVGARIAGTLAGRLGARVVIAAGLALMAAGLFTGALTSAASSYGYVAFWITLTGIGLGFTMPSSMNAALGALTPERSGVGNGLIQALRQVGSAIGVAVLGMILNSGYREAVGTAGLPEPAADAVRDSAASGVAVAGQLGDPALLASVRAAFVSGMDLSLLVAGAVAAVGAVLALIVMPAHGTGSTPVVLAESEA